The following are encoded together in the Paludisphaera mucosa genome:
- a CDS encoding Calx-beta domain-containing protein, with translation MRRIDRRPRRRALTLEPLEDRRLLADAAPGPVFDVAAGLTGADHAFRSAYDGRGVVTVVWEGYGAGEGFDVYGRRFNLAGSPLGDAFLLNVETAGDQVAPRVAISGEGEAVVTWWSDSRLYFRRYDAEGAAIAGPQVLDGTAGLARGYELLRPRDDGFADHADGFADHADGFAIYADGFQLRWYGPDGSPRRSADLGPVVAEGGWTLRESDDPARAEELSDGSVLLTWTAILGREEGGATVYDAHIRSLVVSADGSPAAAYLVAAPTGLAADVAAAIQPSLLDTPHGTLVVWRELQPYGPVLTAKSYEADPASGAFDFSDSWPDGSDGEPTAVSVLASGDVAVHYVRPGATGADASYFRTWTAIKLLPWEPNSWYWYPDGDPVATPDIPPGSFGDLTIVPTIDAEFWLLRDDPGARPGLHAQRVAPAETSVGFAPGVNRVGEADGQVVVRFVRSGDVSQPTSIRVATGVPTFSPDAAIAGYHFTPVDVVLTFAAGSTEASVVVPILDNDAPDGDRRLFVTFSYLDGGAHPTIFTYFPITIVDDDDPARRNLAFFDYDAAGLWSWNEAEGWRQLSAADPGAILAAPGRSAFVDFGPQGLWTWDGVRSWRKLNDVAPESMTYGDGRLFLDYGPRGLWSWSENQGWARLNEVDPVRMIAGGQSLYVDFGHGGLWSWTANDGYTLVSRDIPEAMAADSYYDLYLDYGSAGVWRWRPFETNWLKIDDRDPQAIVGGPDGLSFDLGPAGLWRWDESLGTSWLSAYDPSAIAPEQGGAFVSFGAGGLWRWTQAEGFAKLNDLAPETIAGFGLTDAILDFGPSGLWRWTLASGWLKLNDLSPRAVARP, from the coding sequence ATGCGACGAATCGACCGACGGCCCCGCAGGCGGGCCTTGACCCTCGAACCGCTCGAAGACCGCCGGCTCCTCGCCGACGCCGCGCCGGGGCCGGTGTTCGACGTCGCCGCGGGCCTGACCGGGGCCGACCACGCCTTCCGCTCGGCCTACGACGGGAGGGGCGTCGTCACCGTGGTCTGGGAGGGCTACGGGGCGGGCGAGGGCTTCGACGTCTACGGCCGGCGATTCAACCTCGCGGGGAGCCCGCTGGGCGACGCCTTCCTGCTCAACGTCGAGACGGCCGGGGACCAGGTCGCGCCCCGGGTCGCGATCTCCGGGGAAGGCGAGGCCGTCGTCACCTGGTGGAGCGACTCCCGCCTGTATTTCCGCCGTTACGACGCCGAGGGCGCGGCGATCGCCGGCCCGCAGGTCCTGGACGGGACGGCGGGGCTCGCCCGCGGATACGAGCTGCTTCGCCCCCGCGACGACGGCTTCGCGGACCACGCCGACGGCTTCGCGGACCACGCCGACGGCTTCGCGATCTACGCCGACGGCTTCCAGCTCCGCTGGTACGGCCCCGACGGCTCGCCGAGGCGTTCGGCCGACCTCGGCCCGGTCGTGGCCGAGGGGGGCTGGACGCTCCGCGAGTCCGACGACCCGGCCCGCGCGGAGGAGTTGAGCGACGGATCCGTCCTGCTGACGTGGACGGCGATCCTCGGCCGCGAGGAGGGGGGCGCGACGGTCTACGACGCCCACATCCGCAGCCTCGTCGTCTCCGCGGACGGCAGCCCCGCGGCCGCCTATCTGGTCGCCGCGCCGACCGGCCTGGCCGCCGACGTCGCGGCCGCGATCCAACCCTCGCTCCTCGACACCCCGCACGGGACGCTCGTCGTCTGGCGCGAACTTCAGCCCTACGGCCCGGTGCTCACGGCGAAGTCGTACGAGGCGGATCCGGCGTCGGGCGCCTTCGACTTCTCCGATTCGTGGCCCGACGGGTCGGACGGCGAGCCGACGGCCGTGTCAGTGCTCGCCTCGGGCGACGTCGCGGTGCATTACGTGCGCCCGGGGGCGACCGGCGCCGACGCGAGCTACTTTCGCACCTGGACGGCCATAAAGCTCCTCCCCTGGGAGCCCAACTCCTGGTACTGGTATCCGGACGGCGACCCGGTCGCCACGCCCGACATCCCCCCGGGCTCGTTCGGCGACCTGACGATCGTGCCGACCATCGACGCCGAGTTCTGGCTGCTGAGGGACGACCCCGGCGCCCGCCCCGGCCTGCACGCCCAGCGCGTCGCTCCGGCGGAGACGAGCGTCGGGTTCGCCCCGGGCGTGAATCGGGTCGGCGAGGCGGACGGGCAGGTCGTCGTGCGGTTCGTCCGCTCGGGCGACGTCTCGCAGCCGACCTCCATCCGGGTCGCGACCGGGGTCCCCACCTTCAGCCCCGACGCCGCCATCGCGGGCTATCACTTCACGCCGGTCGACGTCGTGCTGACCTTCGCGGCCGGCTCGACCGAGGCGTCGGTCGTCGTCCCGATCCTCGACAACGACGCCCCCGACGGGGACCGGCGCCTCTTCGTCACCTTCTCGTACCTCGACGGGGGGGCCCATCCCACCATCTTCACGTACTTTCCGATCACGATCGTCGACGACGACGACCCCGCCCGGCGCAACCTGGCTTTCTTCGACTACGACGCGGCCGGCCTGTGGAGCTGGAACGAGGCCGAGGGCTGGCGGCAGCTCAGCGCCGCCGACCCCGGGGCGATCCTCGCCGCGCCCGGACGCTCGGCGTTCGTCGACTTCGGCCCCCAGGGCCTCTGGACCTGGGACGGCGTCCGGAGTTGGCGGAAGCTCAACGACGTGGCGCCCGAATCCATGACCTACGGCGACGGCAGGCTGTTCCTCGACTACGGCCCCCGGGGCCTCTGGTCTTGGAGCGAGAACCAGGGCTGGGCGCGGCTCAACGAGGTCGACCCCGTGCGGATGATCGCGGGCGGCCAGTCCCTCTACGTCGACTTCGGCCACGGCGGTCTCTGGAGCTGGACCGCGAACGACGGCTACACCCTCGTGAGCCGCGACATCCCCGAGGCGATGGCGGCCGACTCCTACTACGACCTCTACCTGGATTATGGGTCGGCGGGCGTCTGGAGGTGGCGTCCCTTCGAGACGAACTGGCTGAAGATCGACGACCGCGACCCCCAGGCGATCGTCGGCGGCCCCGACGGCCTGTCCTTCGACCTCGGCCCCGCCGGCCTCTGGCGCTGGGACGAGTCCTTGGGGACCTCGTGGCTGAGCGCCTACGACCCCTCGGCGATCGCCCCTGAGCAGGGCGGAGCTTTCGTGAGCTTCGGCGCGGGCGGCCTGTGGCGCTGGACCCAGGCCGAGGGCTTCGCGAAGCTCAACGACCTCGCCCCGGAGACGATCGCCGGGTTCGGCCTGACCGACGCCATCCTCGACTTCGGCCCCTCCGGCCTCTGGCGATGGACCCTCGCGTCGGGCTGGCTCAAGCTCAACGACCTCTCCCCCCGCGCCGTCGCCCGGCCGTAG
- a CDS encoding FkbM family methyltransferase: MWLAEKIRTQKLRLEKLGPGGYIAMLGVKYRPGPVGGAPRKFRVPKAEHPIYCRPRTSDPGVLHQIFIDEEYRCLDQVQGSGLILDLGANVGHSASYLLTRFPEAELIAVEPDPGNFQMVRRTLAPYGSRARAIHSAVWSQSCGLVMSAAGQGLGREWSRKVRPADEGETPEMQAVDVLSLLEGSGHDRIFLLKVDVEGAEEEVFGPTAAAWIDRVDNIVIELHGRERERIFHEAIAGRDFEVSTCDELTVCRRR; the protein is encoded by the coding sequence ATGTGGCTCGCTGAGAAGATACGAACGCAGAAGCTCCGTTTGGAGAAGCTCGGTCCGGGCGGATACATCGCGATGCTGGGCGTCAAGTACCGGCCCGGGCCCGTCGGAGGGGCGCCTCGCAAGTTCCGCGTGCCGAAGGCCGAGCACCCGATCTACTGCCGCCCCCGGACCAGCGACCCCGGCGTCCTGCACCAGATCTTCATCGACGAGGAGTATCGCTGCCTGGACCAGGTGCAGGGCTCGGGCCTGATCCTCGACCTCGGCGCCAACGTGGGCCACAGCGCCTCCTACCTGCTCACGCGCTTCCCCGAGGCCGAGCTGATCGCCGTCGAGCCGGATCCGGGCAACTTCCAGATGGTCCGGCGGACGCTGGCGCCGTACGGCTCGCGAGCCCGCGCGATCCATTCCGCCGTCTGGTCGCAGTCCTGCGGGCTGGTCATGTCCGCAGCGGGCCAGGGCCTCGGCCGCGAGTGGTCGCGCAAGGTCCGCCCCGCCGACGAGGGCGAGACGCCCGAGATGCAGGCGGTCGACGTCCTCTCCCTCCTCGAAGGGTCGGGCCACGACCGGATCTTCCTGCTGAAGGTCGACGTCGAGGGGGCCGAGGAAGAGGTCTTCGGGCCCACGGCCGCGGCCTGGATCGACCGCGTCGACAACATCGTCATCGAGCTCCACGGCCGCGAGCGGGAGCGGATCTTCCACGAGGCGATCGCCGGGCGGGACTTCGAAGTCTCGACCTGCGACGAGCTGACCGTCTGCCGGCGGCGTTGA
- a CDS encoding Calx-beta domain-containing protein, which produces MRRTKGRSRRALRPVLSLESLEWRQMLSYGAPAPAFLVNETIAGGQSAPRSVVDDQGRVNVVWQDYGGDGSGYGVYARSFDVGGNPVGTQFRVNAETAGDQTDPRIAVRSITYQDDGLIVTWRDGGQVDFQLYDAQGLKVGEPTPLAGVAGVPADYELVGLPSGGFLIVTDDQIYTFGADGTPAGSTTLDRAHAGWTVQDSDAPGRVGILYYDTAVVTWAETRSRQNAADETVYDARIWAAPLNSYDPMLQGPILVAEIDDATSAAELAALDPTVVRPAGYYGTSLIAWRQAEAAGTTFHARQIDYDGTPIGEGFTLATAAPGDSEAAAIGWLGDDALAVFFVDQDPAGPDGGYIQIFGADGTPIDGPIAAPDVAADSLASLTVVPTAGSDFLLIWGDPQADPTAGEVSAQRFASTRKGLGISNDGLDVSESVGQAVFTVIRSGDLSQAASVRYATRDGSALAGYDYTPTSGVLNFAPGQALGTIALSVVDDHVAENYKYFYVSLSDPVGVDDLGNVEGYVSIEDDEPAAEHPLVFVDYDAYGLWTYNQVEGWAQINTVDPQSVLTTWRRDAYIDFGPGGLWHWDQLRGYSQISAVDPQSVMLDENGDSVYIDFGYGGLWKWSESAGYTPINSVDPQQVIVQFDHLDIDFGPGGLWRWSEAAGYTQISPFDPEAVASNYNELYIDFGAGGLWRWSGTAGFAQLHTVSPETMTLGYTYDVASGYGDVLYLDYGAGGLWQWSEGAGFSQINAANPESVVYDGYQTLYIDFGTGGLWKWGQTAGYQQVNGANPELVAFSSFDQALYIGFGAGGFWRWSATDGFRKLNDAAPPAFSVA; this is translated from the coding sequence ATGAGGCGGACAAAAGGACGATCGCGTCGGGCCCTCAGGCCGGTCCTGAGCCTGGAATCGCTGGAGTGGCGGCAGATGCTCTCCTACGGCGCGCCCGCGCCGGCGTTCCTGGTGAACGAGACGATCGCGGGGGGCCAGTCGGCGCCCCGGTCGGTCGTGGACGACCAGGGCCGGGTCAATGTCGTCTGGCAGGATTACGGCGGCGACGGCTCGGGTTACGGCGTCTACGCCCGGAGTTTCGACGTCGGCGGCAATCCCGTCGGGACCCAGTTTCGGGTCAACGCCGAAACGGCGGGCGACCAGACCGACCCCCGGATCGCCGTGCGGAGCATCACCTATCAGGACGACGGCCTGATCGTCACCTGGCGCGACGGCGGCCAGGTCGACTTCCAGCTCTACGACGCCCAGGGCCTGAAGGTCGGCGAGCCCACGCCGCTCGCCGGCGTCGCGGGGGTTCCCGCCGACTACGAGCTGGTCGGCCTGCCGTCCGGGGGGTTCCTGATCGTCACCGACGACCAGATCTACACCTTCGGCGCCGACGGGACGCCCGCCGGCTCGACGACGCTGGATCGGGCGCACGCCGGCTGGACCGTCCAGGATTCGGACGCCCCCGGCCGCGTCGGCATCCTCTATTACGACACGGCGGTCGTGACGTGGGCGGAGACCCGCTCGCGCCAGAACGCCGCCGACGAGACGGTGTACGACGCCCGGATCTGGGCCGCGCCGCTGAACAGCTACGACCCGATGTTGCAAGGTCCGATCCTCGTGGCCGAGATCGACGACGCGACGAGCGCGGCCGAACTGGCGGCCCTGGATCCGACCGTCGTCCGGCCCGCGGGCTACTACGGCACGTCGCTGATCGCCTGGCGTCAGGCCGAGGCCGCCGGGACGACCTTCCACGCCCGACAGATCGACTACGACGGGACCCCGATCGGGGAGGGCTTCACGCTCGCCACGGCGGCCCCCGGCGACTCCGAGGCCGCCGCCATCGGCTGGCTCGGCGACGACGCCCTGGCGGTCTTCTTCGTCGATCAGGATCCGGCCGGGCCGGACGGCGGCTACATCCAGATCTTCGGCGCCGACGGGACCCCGATCGACGGGCCGATCGCCGCGCCCGACGTCGCGGCCGATTCGCTGGCGAGCCTGACCGTGGTCCCGACCGCCGGCAGCGACTTCCTGCTGATCTGGGGCGACCCGCAGGCCGATCCGACGGCCGGCGAGGTCTCGGCCCAGCGATTCGCGTCGACCCGCAAGGGCCTGGGGATCTCGAACGACGGCCTCGACGTCTCCGAGTCGGTCGGGCAGGCCGTCTTCACGGTGATCCGCAGCGGCGACCTCTCGCAGGCGGCGAGCGTCCGGTATGCGACCCGGGACGGGTCGGCCCTCGCCGGCTACGACTACACGCCGACCTCGGGCGTCCTGAACTTCGCCCCCGGCCAGGCCCTGGGCACGATCGCCCTCTCCGTCGTCGACGACCACGTCGCCGAGAATTACAAGTATTTCTACGTGAGCCTCTCCGACCCCGTCGGCGTCGACGATCTCGGCAATGTCGAGGGCTACGTCTCGATCGAGGACGACGAGCCCGCCGCCGAGCACCCGCTCGTCTTCGTCGACTACGACGCCTACGGCCTCTGGACCTACAACCAAGTCGAGGGCTGGGCCCAGATCAACACCGTCGACCCCCAGTCGGTCCTCACCACCTGGAGGCGCGACGCCTACATCGACTTCGGCCCCGGCGGGCTCTGGCACTGGGACCAGCTCCGCGGCTACAGCCAGATCAGCGCCGTCGACCCCCAGTCGGTCATGCTCGATGAGAACGGCGACAGCGTCTACATCGACTTCGGATACGGCGGCCTCTGGAAGTGGAGCGAGTCCGCGGGATATACGCCGATCAACAGCGTCGATCCCCAGCAGGTCATCGTCCAGTTCGACCACCTCGACATCGACTTCGGCCCCGGCGGGCTCTGGCGGTGGAGCGAGGCCGCGGGCTACACGCAGATCAGCCCCTTCGACCCCGAGGCCGTCGCGAGCAACTACAACGAGCTCTACATCGACTTCGGCGCCGGCGGACTCTGGCGGTGGAGCGGGACGGCGGGCTTCGCGCAGCTCCACACCGTCAGCCCCGAGACGATGACGCTGGGTTACACCTACGACGTCGCGTCCGGCTACGGCGACGTGCTCTATCTCGACTACGGCGCGGGCGGCCTCTGGCAGTGGAGCGAGGGCGCGGGCTTCTCGCAGATCAACGCCGCCAACCCCGAGTCGGTCGTCTACGACGGCTACCAGACCCTGTACATCGACTTCGGCACCGGCGGCCTCTGGAAGTGGGGCCAGACCGCGGGCTACCAGCAGGTCAACGGCGCCAACCCCGAGCTGGTCGCCTTCAGCTCGTTCGACCAGGCCCTCTACATCGGCTTCGGCGCCGGCGGCTTCTGGCGATGGTCCGCGACGGACGGCTTCCGGAAGCTCAACGACGCCGCTCCCCCCGCCTTCAGCGTGGCGTGA
- a CDS encoding Calx-beta domain-containing protein, with translation MMLTHGRARRRSPRRWNLEALEDRRLMSVGDPTPSEIAFPPYAYHEVSEAAGAEPFTVVRTGDLSGPASVRVRTRGDFALDGYDYVGLDFVLTFAPGQSEADFAVAILDDAVAEPYYPKGFWVELSEPTGVDGLGVWSVASVHLIDDEPASTPALAFMDFGDAGLWTYNDASGYRKINDASPEAIVAAPTVAAYGAYLDFGESGLWAYDEVRGYRRLSDVDPEAMAIAPGSSFLAIDFGRGGLWTWSESSGWAHLNDVSPDAMVAETGGVFLDYGDQGLWEWNEIAGWAKLNDAAPETILGGGYFDYGAAGLWSWSRDPFSQSNVWTKLGDGRAEGVAVYDDRTYFDFGPKGVWSLDADSAWRKVSDSDPASMTASFDALYIDFGPGGVWRWGRYDLRPDLPDFWTRLSDAPAQAVVLVSMNDLLIDFGPGGLWRWSVKDGYAKLNAADPSAVAVV, from the coding sequence ATGATGCTCACCCATGGACGCGCGCGCCGCCGTTCCCCACGCCGATGGAACCTGGAGGCGCTGGAAGACCGCCGTCTGATGTCCGTCGGCGATCCGACGCCCTCGGAGATCGCCTTCCCGCCGTACGCCTACCACGAGGTCTCCGAGGCCGCGGGGGCGGAGCCGTTCACCGTCGTCCGCACGGGGGACCTCTCGGGCCCGGCGAGCGTTCGCGTCCGGACGAGGGGGGACTTCGCCCTGGACGGGTACGATTACGTGGGACTCGATTTCGTGCTGACGTTCGCCCCCGGCCAGTCCGAGGCCGACTTCGCCGTCGCCATCCTCGACGACGCCGTCGCCGAACCGTATTACCCCAAGGGGTTCTGGGTCGAGCTTTCGGAGCCGACGGGGGTGGACGGCCTGGGGGTCTGGTCGGTCGCGTCGGTGCACCTCATCGACGACGAGCCGGCCAGCACGCCCGCGCTGGCCTTCATGGACTTCGGCGACGCCGGGCTCTGGACCTACAACGACGCCTCGGGCTATCGCAAGATCAACGACGCGTCCCCCGAGGCCATCGTCGCCGCGCCCACGGTGGCGGCGTACGGGGCCTACCTCGACTTCGGCGAGTCCGGGCTCTGGGCGTACGACGAGGTGCGGGGCTATCGCCGGCTCAGCGACGTCGATCCCGAGGCGATGGCGATCGCCCCCGGGTCGTCGTTCCTCGCCATCGACTTCGGCCGGGGCGGGCTCTGGACCTGGAGCGAGTCCTCGGGCTGGGCCCACCTCAACGACGTCAGCCCCGACGCTATGGTCGCGGAGACGGGCGGCGTCTTCCTCGACTACGGCGACCAGGGCCTCTGGGAGTGGAACGAGATCGCCGGCTGGGCGAAGCTCAACGACGCCGCCCCCGAGACGATCCTGGGCGGCGGCTACTTCGACTACGGCGCGGCCGGCCTCTGGTCGTGGAGCCGCGACCCCTTCTCGCAGTCGAACGTCTGGACCAAGCTCGGCGACGGCCGCGCCGAGGGGGTGGCCGTCTACGACGACCGGACCTACTTCGACTTCGGGCCGAAGGGCGTCTGGAGCCTGGACGCCGACTCGGCCTGGCGGAAGGTCAGCGACTCCGACCCCGCGTCGATGACCGCCTCGTTCGACGCCCTCTACATCGACTTCGGGCCCGGCGGCGTCTGGCGGTGGGGGCGATATGACCTGAGGCCCGACCTGCCGGATTTCTGGACCCGTCTCAGCGACGCCCCGGCGCAGGCGGTCGTCCTCGTGAGCATGAACGACCTCCTCATCGACTTCGGCCCCGGCGGCCTCTGGCGATGGTCGGTGAAGGACGGCTACGCCAAGCTCAACGCCGCCGACCCCTCCGCCGTCGCGGTCGTCTGA
- a CDS encoding Calx-beta domain-containing protein: MPRRRPRPRAFAPEILEARRLLAYVPGPVFAIDQATAGDQSGARTAVDLRGRVIVAWEAGDGSGRGVYARRFESGGAPLGDAFRLNDATAGDQVSPRIAVDRSGAIVVAWWSDSQLDFRRYDRDGTPIGGVQALPGTEGFSPRFELAGVDADGFLIYAEGFQFRWYTLDGTLESARTLDPTSEGWTAVESTAPDRVKWSNLAFYATVTWTDVRARQEGATTVYDVQIMQASIHARELSGGAPSVVATESGLADADLANGLNPWILTDSGAKFIAWRDRASFGPVIRLKEPAYPDWPVQEFGDATDGTPTTIAPGLFPNAFMVHFVRPGEAGPDASYYRLWTTYHFKQTHTYWVPYGSPTPTPDVPPGSFDSLSIIATSGSDFWFLHRSPAGELLAQRYYADEIASKIGFVAYTPDVGESDGEAVVWLHRGGDLSQPATIAYAAVEDRYQTFYRVGLAGYDFTPVTGEVVFEPGRSEASFVVPILDDDVPDGDKTVRLLIGAPGTSPDGWTTYNLLKILDKDDPARRDLAFFDYGAAGLWTWNQVEGWRKINDVDPVQVLATSDREAFVDFGAAGLWRWDALRSWVKLNDLAPEHMADGVDSTSSSPSIPRHSLFLDYGPQGLWSWSELRGWAKLNDADPVRMIADEQALFLDFGPAGLWAWQETNRYTFISPDVPQAMTSLDGRLYLDYGPAGLWRWQAGAPNWIKINGADPEAMAVGADGLFVDYGPYGLWRWDATNGMAPLSGDDPSTLAVAQGGLFAAFARGGLRLWTPAGGWAPLNDVAPAAIATSPNVDDAILDYGPAGLWRWSPASGWRKINDVSPRAVARM, encoded by the coding sequence ATGCCGCGTCGACGTCCCCGCCCGCGGGCCTTCGCGCCCGAGATCCTCGAAGCCCGTCGCCTGCTCGCCTACGTCCCCGGGCCGGTCTTCGCCATCGACCAGGCCACGGCCGGCGACCAGTCCGGGGCCCGCACGGCCGTCGACCTGCGAGGTCGCGTGATCGTCGCCTGGGAGGCCGGCGACGGCTCGGGGCGGGGGGTCTACGCGCGACGGTTCGAGTCGGGCGGGGCCCCGCTGGGCGACGCCTTCCGGCTCAACGACGCGACCGCGGGCGACCAGGTCTCGCCCCGGATCGCCGTCGACCGTTCCGGCGCGATCGTGGTCGCCTGGTGGTCCGACTCGCAACTCGACTTCCGCCGCTACGACCGCGACGGGACGCCGATCGGCGGCGTGCAGGCCCTGCCCGGCACCGAGGGGTTCTCGCCCCGGTTCGAGCTGGCCGGCGTCGACGCCGACGGCTTCCTGATCTACGCCGAGGGCTTCCAGTTCCGCTGGTACACGCTCGACGGGACGCTCGAAAGCGCCCGGACGCTCGACCCGACCTCGGAGGGTTGGACGGCCGTGGAATCCACCGCCCCCGACCGCGTAAAGTGGTCCAATCTCGCCTTCTACGCGACGGTGACCTGGACCGACGTCCGCGCACGCCAGGAAGGGGCGACGACCGTCTACGACGTCCAGATCATGCAGGCCTCGATCCACGCCCGAGAGCTGTCCGGCGGCGCGCCGAGCGTCGTGGCGACGGAATCCGGGCTGGCGGACGCCGACCTCGCCAACGGGCTGAACCCTTGGATCCTCACCGACTCGGGCGCGAAGTTCATCGCCTGGCGCGACAGGGCCTCGTTCGGCCCGGTGATCCGGCTGAAGGAGCCCGCCTATCCCGACTGGCCGGTGCAGGAGTTCGGCGACGCGACCGACGGCACGCCGACGACGATCGCGCCGGGCCTCTTCCCGAACGCGTTCATGGTCCATTTCGTCCGCCCGGGCGAGGCGGGCCCCGACGCGAGCTACTACCGCCTCTGGACGACCTACCACTTCAAGCAAACGCACACCTACTGGGTCCCCTACGGGAGCCCGACCCCGACGCCCGACGTCCCCCCGGGATCGTTCGACTCCCTGTCGATCATCGCGACCAGCGGGAGCGACTTCTGGTTCCTCCACCGCTCCCCGGCCGGCGAGCTCCTCGCCCAGCGCTACTACGCCGACGAGATCGCATCGAAGATCGGGTTCGTCGCCTACACGCCGGACGTCGGCGAGTCCGACGGCGAGGCCGTCGTCTGGCTGCACCGCGGCGGCGACCTGTCGCAGCCGGCGACCATCGCCTACGCGGCCGTGGAGGACCGCTACCAAACCTTCTACAGGGTCGGCCTGGCCGGCTACGACTTCACGCCGGTGACGGGCGAGGTCGTCTTCGAGCCCGGCCGCTCCGAGGCGAGCTTCGTCGTCCCGATCCTCGACGACGACGTCCCCGACGGCGACAAGACCGTGCGCCTTCTGATCGGCGCGCCGGGCACGTCGCCGGACGGCTGGACGACCTACAACCTCCTGAAGATCCTCGACAAGGACGACCCCGCCCGCCGCGACCTGGCCTTCTTCGACTACGGCGCGGCCGGCCTCTGGACCTGGAACCAGGTCGAGGGCTGGCGGAAGATCAACGACGTCGATCCCGTGCAGGTCCTCGCCACGTCCGACCGCGAGGCGTTCGTCGACTTCGGCGCCGCCGGGCTCTGGCGCTGGGACGCCCTGAGAAGCTGGGTGAAGCTCAACGACCTCGCCCCCGAGCACATGGCCGACGGGGTGGACTCGACCTCCTCCTCGCCCAGCATCCCGCGACACTCGCTCTTCCTCGACTACGGCCCCCAGGGCCTCTGGTCCTGGAGCGAGCTTCGAGGTTGGGCGAAGCTCAACGACGCCGACCCCGTGCGGATGATCGCCGACGAGCAGGCCCTCTTCCTCGACTTCGGCCCCGCGGGTCTCTGGGCCTGGCAGGAGACGAACCGCTACACGTTCATCAGCCCCGACGTCCCCCAGGCGATGACCAGCCTCGACGGCCGGCTCTACCTCGATTACGGGCCGGCCGGGCTCTGGCGCTGGCAGGCCGGCGCGCCGAACTGGATCAAGATCAACGGCGCCGACCCCGAGGCGATGGCCGTCGGCGCCGACGGCCTGTTCGTCGATTACGGCCCCTACGGCCTCTGGCGCTGGGACGCGACGAACGGCATGGCCCCCCTGAGCGGCGACGACCCCTCGACGCTCGCCGTCGCGCAGGGGGGTCTCTTCGCGGCCTTCGCCCGCGGCGGCCTGCGGCTCTGGACGCCGGCCGGCGGCTGGGCCCCGCTCAACGACGTCGCCCCGGCCGCGATCGCGACGAGCCCGAACGTCGACGACGCCATCCTCGATTACGGCCCCGCCGGCCTCTGGCGCTGGAGCCCGGCGTCGGGCTGGAGGAAGATCAACGACGTCTCCCCCCGCGCCGTCGCCCGGATGTAG
- a CDS encoding Calx-beta domain-containing protein, which translates to MMISHGRSSRSRGRRPVLESLEGRRLMAGGSDIVSLIEFGTNSSRSVSEAAGRQTFTVTRTGDLSGLATVKVRTVAGTALEGYDYVTFQTTLTFAPGQSTATFGVDLVDDKVSESPYKLFNVILFDPAGGAGLAAASTAGVFIMDDEPASTQPLSFFDYGAYGVWTYDAIEGFRKIGAADPQAVVGSSNRSGYLDLGAGGLWAWDALRGVRKLSDADPQQMVVVNNDWTRAEDVLLVDYGAGGLWRYSDSRGWLQLSDVDPRAITVDRQTVFIDFGYGGLWRWGDALPWLKLNDVAPEGMTADVGVLFLDYGSSGLWSWSTAQGWAKVGDGDPQAIASEGDVLYADYGAAGLWSWTDAAGWARLNAADPRSMLSVGGVLYLDFAAFGAWTWTAAAGFHQETGAAVDGLLDSPGAGRVFVDQGAGGLWGWTATGYKRLNVADPDSTGRTA; encoded by the coding sequence ATGATGATCTCGCATGGACGATCGAGTCGTTCCCGCGGCCGGAGGCCGGTCCTTGAATCGCTGGAGGGGCGTCGGCTGATGGCCGGCGGCTCGGATATCGTGTCGCTGATCGAGTTCGGGACGAATTCGAGCCGGTCGGTCTCCGAGGCGGCGGGGCGGCAGACGTTCACGGTGACCCGCACCGGCGACCTTTCGGGGCTCGCGACCGTGAAGGTGCGGACCGTGGCGGGGACGGCCCTGGAGGGGTACGACTACGTCACGTTCCAGACGACGCTGACGTTCGCCCCCGGGCAGTCCACGGCCACGTTCGGCGTCGACCTCGTCGACGACAAGGTCTCGGAGTCGCCTTACAAGCTGTTCAACGTGATCCTGTTCGACCCCGCCGGCGGCGCGGGGCTGGCCGCCGCGTCGACCGCCGGGGTGTTCATCATGGACGACGAGCCGGCGAGCACCCAGCCGCTGAGCTTCTTCGACTACGGGGCCTACGGCGTCTGGACCTACGACGCGATCGAGGGGTTCCGCAAGATCGGCGCCGCCGACCCCCAGGCCGTCGTCGGCTCGTCCAACCGCTCGGGCTACCTCGACCTGGGCGCGGGCGGCCTCTGGGCTTGGGACGCCCTGCGGGGCGTGCGGAAGCTCAGCGACGCCGACCCGCAGCAGATGGTCGTGGTGAACAACGACTGGACCCGGGCCGAGGACGTCCTGCTCGTCGACTACGGGGCGGGGGGCCTCTGGCGGTACAGCGATTCGCGGGGCTGGCTGCAGCTCAGCGACGTCGACCCGCGGGCGATCACGGTCGACCGCCAGACGGTCTTCATCGACTTCGGATACGGCGGCCTCTGGCGCTGGGGCGACGCCCTGCCGTGGCTCAAGCTCAACGACGTCGCCCCCGAGGGCATGACCGCCGACGTCGGCGTGCTGTTCCTCGACTACGGGTCGAGCGGGCTCTGGAGCTGGTCGACGGCCCAGGGCTGGGCGAAGGTCGGCGACGGCGACCCCCAGGCCATCGCCTCCGAGGGCGACGTCCTCTACGCCGACTACGGCGCGGCCGGCCTCTGGAGCTGGACCGACGCCGCCGGCTGGGCCCGCCTGAACGCGGCCGACCCGCGCTCGATGCTGAGCGTCGGCGGCGTCCTCTACCTGGACTTCGCCGCGTTCGGCGCCTGGACCTGGACCGCCGCCGCCGGCTTCCATCAGGAGACGGGGGCCGCCGTCGACGGCCTCCTCGACAGCCCCGGAGCTGGCCGGGTCTTCGTCGACCAGGGGGCCGGCGGGCTCTGGGGCTGGACCGCCACCGGCTACAAGCGGCTGAACGTCGCCGACCCCGACTCGACGGGCCGCACGGCCTGA